One Haemorhous mexicanus isolate bHaeMex1 chromosome 9, bHaeMex1.pri, whole genome shotgun sequence DNA segment encodes these proteins:
- the CCN1 gene encoding CCN family member 1, whose amino-acid sequence MGSAGTRPALAAALLCLARLALGSPCPAVCQCPAATPQCAPGVGLVPDGCGCCKVCAKQLNEDCSRSQPCDHTKGLECNFGASPAALKGICRAQSEGRPCEYNSKIYQNGESFQPNCKHQCTCIDGAVGCIPLCPQELSLPNLGCSSPRLVKVPGQCCEEWVCDESKDALEELEGFFSQEFGPDDSEGELTRNNELIAIVKGGLKMLPVFGSEPQSRTFENPKCIVQTTSWSQCSKTCGTGISTRVTNDNPDCKLIKETRICEVRPCGQPSYASLKKGKKCTKTRKSPSPVKFTYAGCSSVKKYRPKYCGSCVDGRCCTPQQTRTVKVRFRCDDGETFTKSVMMIQSCRCSYNCPHANEAYPYYRLVNDIHKFRD is encoded by the exons ATGGGCTCCGCGGGCACCCGGCCCGCTCTGGCGGCCGCTCTCCTCTGCCTGGCCCGTCTG GCTCTGGGCTCGCCCTGCCCCGCCGTGTGCCAGTGCCCGGCGGCCACGCCGCAGTGCGCCCCGGGCGTGGGGCTGGTGCCGGACGGCTGCGGCTGCTGCAAGGTCTGCGCCAAGCAACTGAACGAGGACTGCAGCCGATCGCAGCCCTGCGACCACACCAAGGGGCTGGAGTGCAACTTCGGGGCCAGCCCCGCCGCCCTGAAGGGCATCTGCAGAG CACAGTCCGAGGGAAGACCGTGTGAATATAACTCCAAAATCTACCAGAACGGCGAGAGCTTCCAGCCGAACTGTAAACACCAGTGTACGTGCATAGATGGAGCTGTGGGCTGCATCCCGCTCTGCCCGCAGGAGCTCTCTCTTCCcaacctgggctgctccagccccaggctggtCAAAGTCCCCGGGCAGTGCTGCGAGGAGTGGGTCTGTGACGAAAGCAAGGATgcactggaggagctggaaggtTTTTTCAGCCAAGAGTTTGGTCCGGATGATTCCGAAGGCGAATTAACCAGGAACAATGAGCTAATTGCCATCGTGAAGGGAGGCCTGAAAATGCTACCCG tttttggATCCGAGCCACAAAGCCGAACTTTTGAGAATCCCAAATGCATTGTGCAAACAACCTCTTGGTCCCAGTGCTCAAAGACGTGTGGAACTGGCATCTCCACCAGGGTGACAAATGACAATCCTGACTGCAAGCTCATCAAAGAGACCAGGATATGTGAAGTGAGGCCATGTGGCCAGCCCAGCTATGCCTCCCTAAAG AAGGGAAAGAAGTGTACCAAGACAAGGAAGTCCCCCTCCCCGGTGAAGTTTACTTATGCTGGATGTTCCAGTGTGAAGAAGTACCGGCCCAAGTACTGCGGCTCCTGTGTGGATGGCAGGTGCTGCACACCCCAGCAGACCAGGACTGTCAAGGTCAGGTTCCGCTGCGATGACGGGGAGACCTTCACCAAGAGTGTCATGATGATCCAGTCCTGCCGATGCAGCTACAACTGCCCGCACGCCAACGAAGCCTACCCCTACTACAGACTGGTCAACGACATTCACAAATTTAGGGACTAA